Proteins from a genomic interval of Collinsella sp. zg1085:
- the tsaE gene encoding tRNA (adenosine(37)-N6)-threonylcarbamoyltransferase complex ATPase subunit type 1 TsaE, translated as MTYLFQNEAVTSYEAADTEKLGELIAPKLRDGDVLVLSGGLGAGKTHFTKGVARGLGDTVPVTSPTFALMAVHDQGRIPLFHFDLYRLEHAYELEDTGIFDVLGYEGVCLLEWGEQFQDELSDEFLRVVIEKTAEGARRIYFDAVGARPKQLRQQILDTLEQENGASASE; from the coding sequence ATGACATATCTTTTTCAGAATGAAGCAGTCACATCATATGAAGCTGCCGACACCGAAAAACTTGGCGAGCTGATTGCACCTAAGCTGAGAGATGGCGATGTATTAGTTTTGTCGGGCGGCTTAGGAGCAGGTAAAACGCATTTTACCAAAGGCGTTGCGCGCGGTTTGGGCGATACCGTGCCGGTTACCAGCCCAACTTTTGCCTTGATGGCTGTACACGACCAAGGGCGCATACCACTCTTTCACTTTGACCTTTATCGGCTTGAGCATGCATATGAGCTTGAAGATACCGGTATTTTTGATGTGCTTGGCTATGAAGGGGTTTGTTTGCTTGAGTGGGGAGAGCAGTTTCAGGATGAGCTGAGCGACGAGTTTTTGCGCGTGGTGATTGAAAAAACGGCCGAAGGTGCCCGCCGTATTTATTTTGATGCAGTGGGCGCGCGCCCGAAGCAGTTGCGCCAGCAGATTTTGGATACACTTGAGCAGGAAAACGGCGCTTCGGCAAGCGAATAA
- the tsaD gene encoding tRNA (adenosine(37)-N6)-threonylcarbamoyltransferase complex transferase subunit TsaD, with translation MFEFQTGIIAALDTSTDMLVCTLARIHDSGFEVLGIADHICRRKANVELVPTLEALLSEQGMGVDALEALLVGRGPGSFTGVRIGISTAKGLAIGAHVPLFGASSLDACAWGAWRTGIRGRVAVAADAMRGELYPALYELNDDGAQRLFERERVVKAAAVVDEWAQLPEANTLQLIGDGLKRYRSLFEEVGFAEQLLPENLWWPSGAGLVHAFVAADGAAHASGNPAAVLPVYTRLSDAEEHERARLGKGVSATLDTSGVADDVAGRHLQLRPMGVADAEAAAALDSAAFEGITHSPWSATSFLEELDESLPVPHSWWVAHDAGELLGFAGGRVVDAHLELLNVAVKSAARRQGIARKLLAQLTYDAQMLGCTSVSLEVEEQNTAAQSLYVSLGFEVVGRRADYYGAGASAFVMSAALPLHLPRDAHSPEPTAEGIKTWSLQRIRRTNQEREALAERQLILAIESSCDETAVAIVDKAGTMLANQISTQIDFHARFGGVVPEIASRKHVEVMVSVVEAALEEASEALGLKSGTLQASELAAISVTQGPGLVGALVVGVAFAKGMAYAAGVPLICVNHLEGHLFANRLTDPTLEPPFIFTLVSGGHTMLVHVRAWGDYEVLGETLDDAVGEAFDKVAKALGLGYPGGPVISRLAESGNASAIDFPRAMMHSHDYRFSLSGLKTAVVSYIEQETAAGRVLHLPDIAASFEAAVFDVQYKKAWDALRETGAQSYCLGGGVAANAHLRALLEQKLTKRGIKVVLPPQQACTDNAAMIAEVARQKFASGEFAQFNVDADPNMSL, from the coding sequence GTGTTTGAGTTTCAAACGGGCATAATAGCAGCCCTTGATACGTCTACAGATATGCTGGTATGTACGCTCGCACGCATACATGATTCGGGCTTTGAGGTGCTGGGCATAGCGGACCATATATGTCGGCGCAAAGCAAATGTTGAGTTGGTGCCTACGCTTGAAGCTTTGCTTAGTGAGCAAGGTATGGGCGTAGATGCTCTTGAGGCTCTGCTGGTTGGGCGAGGTCCTGGCTCGTTTACGGGTGTTCGCATTGGCATCTCTACTGCAAAAGGTTTGGCTATAGGTGCTCATGTGCCTTTGTTTGGAGCATCGAGCCTTGATGCGTGTGCATGGGGAGCATGGCGTACAGGCATTCGTGGACGGGTGGCAGTGGCAGCCGATGCCATGCGTGGCGAGTTATATCCGGCTTTATATGAACTGAACGATGATGGCGCACAGCGTCTTTTTGAACGTGAGCGTGTGGTTAAAGCCGCAGCTGTGGTTGATGAATGGGCGCAGCTGCCAGAAGCAAATACCTTGCAGCTGATAGGCGATGGTCTTAAGCGCTATCGAAGCCTTTTTGAAGAGGTGGGTTTTGCTGAGCAGTTGTTACCTGAGAATCTATGGTGGCCAAGTGGCGCGGGGCTTGTGCATGCCTTTGTGGCGGCAGATGGGGCTGCTCATGCTAGTGGTAACCCAGCTGCGGTGCTGCCGGTGTATACGCGCCTGAGTGATGCTGAAGAACATGAACGCGCACGTCTTGGAAAGGGTGTGAGCGCTACGCTTGACACGAGTGGCGTAGCAGATGATGTTGCAGGGCGGCATTTGCAGCTGCGTCCTATGGGTGTGGCAGATGCCGAGGCTGCAGCCGCTCTTGATAGCGCTGCGTTTGAGGGTATAACGCATAGCCCGTGGTCGGCTACTTCGTTTTTAGAAGAGCTTGATGAGAGCTTGCCTGTGCCACATAGTTGGTGGGTAGCACATGATGCTGGTGAGCTTTTGGGTTTTGCGGGCGGTCGAGTTGTTGACGCTCATCTTGAGTTGCTCAACGTTGCAGTTAAGAGCGCTGCACGCCGACAAGGCATTGCACGCAAGCTTCTGGCGCAACTTACCTATGATGCACAGATGCTTGGTTGTACAAGCGTAAGTCTTGAGGTTGAAGAGCAAAATACAGCAGCTCAGTCGCTGTATGTGAGCCTCGGGTTTGAGGTGGTGGGCAGGCGCGCTGATTATTATGGAGCAGGAGCGTCAGCATTTGTTATGAGTGCCGCGCTTCCGCTCCATTTGCCTCGCGACGCACATTCGCCTGAACCAACGGCTGAGGGGATAAAAACTTGGTCTTTGCAACGTATTAGGCGCACTAATCAGGAGCGGGAAGCTCTTGCTGAGCGGCAACTTATTCTTGCTATTGAGAGCTCATGCGATGAAACAGCGGTAGCTATTGTAGATAAAGCAGGTACAATGCTTGCCAACCAGATTTCAACCCAGATTGATTTTCATGCGCGTTTTGGCGGCGTAGTGCCTGAGATTGCGTCGCGCAAGCATGTTGAAGTGATGGTGTCGGTGGTTGAGGCGGCGCTTGAAGAGGCAAGCGAGGCTTTGGGTCTGAAAAGCGGCACGCTTCAAGCTTCTGAGTTGGCTGCAATAAGTGTTACTCAGGGCCCTGGTTTGGTGGGTGCGCTGGTGGTTGGCGTTGCCTTTGCAAAGGGTATGGCATACGCAGCTGGGGTTCCGCTTATCTGCGTTAACCATTTAGAGGGACACCTGTTTGCCAATCGTCTTACTGACCCTACGCTTGAACCGCCGTTTATCTTTACCTTAGTTTCGGGCGGGCATACCATGCTGGTACATGTGCGGGCATGGGGTGATTACGAGGTTTTGGGCGAGACGCTCGACGACGCAGTAGGGGAAGCCTTCGATAAAGTTGCTAAGGCCTTGGGCCTTGGTTATCCTGGTGGCCCGGTTATCTCGCGCTTGGCGGAGTCGGGCAATGCGTCGGCTATCGATTTTCCGCGTGCCATGATGCACAGCCACGACTATCGTTTCTCGCTCTCGGGGCTCAAAACAGCAGTGGTTAGCTATATCGAGCAAGAAACTGCAGCGGGTCGGGTCTTACATCTGCCTGATATAGCGGCTTCTTTTGAGGCTGCGGTGTTTGATGTGCAATATAAAAAAGCTTGGGACGCGTTGCGGGAGACCGGCGCTCAAAGCTATTGCTTGGGTGGAGGCGTTGCGGCAAATGCACATCTTCGTGCCCTGCTTGAACAAAAGCTTACCAAGCGTGGCATTAAGGTTGTTTTGCCGCCGCAGCAAGCCTGTACCGACAATGCTGCGATGATTGCTGAGGTTGCACGTCAGAAGTTTGCCTCTGGCGAATTTGCTCAGTTTAATGTAGATGCTGACCCCAACATGTCGTTATAA
- a CDS encoding ribonucleoside-diphosphate reductase subunit alpha — MNITKRDGRVETYDSQKIVSAICRAFADVRASADMAGSEFEAIARELLVDVESHITSESPASVEAIQDRVERVLMEHAYFDEAKGYILYRHQRSLERAQRREIALEAGVPELEEVLLGIAHDFDRRIYALAYLSAKFHSFMKADMPVEERLQALTKAAVELTSQEAPKWEFIAARLLAFSFHRELHALEQSRGFASFADKLRYLADQNLYGSYILERYTSEELNQAALFMDNTRDHLLTYSGLDLLIKRYVVCSHRREPLESPQEMFLGIALHLAMNEEHNRLDWVRRFYDMLSKLEVTMATPTLSNARKPQHQLSSCFIDTVPDSLEGIYRSIDNFAQVSKFGGGMGMYLGKVRATGGSIRGFKGAAGGVIRWIRVINDTAVAVDQLGVRQGAVAVYLDAWHRDLPEFLQLRTNNGDDRMKAHDVFPAICYPDLFWKKAEEDLNQDWYLMCPHDILTVKGYALEDYFGEEWERRYQDCVDDPRIPKRVLSVKDIVRLIIKSAVETGTPFAYMRDTVNRANPNPHAGIIYCSNLCTEIAQNTSEIETVSREVITEDGDTVVVSTTRPGNFVVCNLASLTLGHLPVEDEAYMSRTVETVVRALDNVIDLNFYALPYAKITNHSYRSIGLGVSGYHHMLAQRGIAWESEEHLAFVDKVFERINRAAIEASSKLAAEKGSYKLFEGSDWQTGAYFEKRGYTSPEWQETAQRVAQQGMRNAYLLAIAPTSSTSIISGTTAGVDPVMKRFFLEEKKGSMLPRVAPDLSMETYWYYKPAHLIDQSWSMRASGIRQRHIDQAQSVNLYVTNDYSMRQVLDLYLLAWREGVKTVYYIRSKSLEVEECESCSS, encoded by the coding sequence ATGAATATAACCAAGCGTGATGGGCGCGTGGAGACCTATGACTCTCAAAAGATTGTCTCTGCAATTTGTCGCGCCTTTGCTGATGTTCGCGCATCTGCAGATATGGCAGGAAGCGAATTTGAAGCCATTGCGCGTGAGTTGCTTGTCGATGTTGAATCTCATATCACATCTGAGAGCCCGGCATCGGTTGAGGCAATTCAGGACCGCGTTGAGCGGGTGCTCATGGAGCATGCCTATTTTGACGAGGCAAAAGGTTATATTCTGTATCGTCACCAGCGCTCTCTTGAGCGTGCGCAGCGTCGTGAGATAGCCCTTGAGGCAGGTGTGCCCGAGCTCGAAGAGGTGCTGTTAGGCATTGCGCATGACTTTGACCGTCGCATCTATGCGTTGGCGTACCTTTCGGCAAAGTTTCACAGTTTTATGAAGGCTGATATGCCGGTTGAGGAGCGTTTGCAGGCGCTTACCAAGGCAGCAGTTGAGCTCACGAGCCAAGAAGCTCCTAAGTGGGAGTTCATTGCAGCGCGTCTGCTTGCGTTTTCCTTTCATCGAGAATTGCACGCTCTGGAGCAGAGCCGCGGTTTTGCTTCGTTTGCCGATAAGCTGCGCTATTTAGCCGATCAAAACCTGTATGGCAGCTATATTTTGGAGCGCTATACCTCCGAAGAGCTCAATCAGGCTGCTTTGTTTATGGATAACACGCGCGACCACCTGCTGACCTATTCTGGCCTTGACCTGCTGATTAAGCGCTATGTTGTCTGTTCACATCGTCGTGAGCCGCTTGAAAGCCCGCAAGAAATGTTTTTGGGCATTGCGCTGCATCTTGCCATGAATGAGGAGCATAATCGCTTGGATTGGGTGCGTCGTTTTTATGACATGCTCTCCAAGCTTGAAGTAACCATGGCAACTCCAACGCTTTCTAATGCCCGAAAGCCCCAGCATCAGCTTTCGAGCTGCTTTATTGATACGGTTCCCGATAGCCTTGAGGGTATTTATCGCAGTATTGATAACTTTGCTCAGGTGTCAAAATTTGGCGGCGGCATGGGCATGTATCTTGGTAAGGTTCGTGCAACCGGCGGAAGTATTCGCGGCTTTAAGGGTGCTGCTGGCGGTGTTATTCGCTGGATTCGCGTGATTAACGACACAGCGGTGGCAGTAGACCAGCTTGGTGTACGTCAAGGTGCAGTAGCGGTATACCTAGATGCATGGCATCGTGATTTACCTGAGTTTTTGCAGCTGCGCACCAACAACGGCGATGACCGCATGAAGGCGCACGATGTATTCCCAGCAATTTGTTATCCCGATTTGTTTTGGAAAAAGGCCGAAGAAGACCTCAACCAAGACTGGTATCTCATGTGCCCGCATGACATTTTGACTGTCAAGGGTTATGCGCTTGAAGATTATTTTGGCGAAGAATGGGAGCGCCGGTATCAGGATTGCGTTGATGACCCGCGCATTCCTAAACGTGTTTTGAGCGTTAAAGACATTGTGCGCCTTATTATTAAGAGCGCTGTTGAAACAGGTACTCCTTTTGCCTATATGCGGGATACGGTTAATCGCGCTAATCCCAATCCGCATGCCGGAATTATCTACTGCTCTAATCTTTGTACCGAGATTGCGCAAAATACCAGCGAGATTGAGACGGTATCGCGTGAGGTAATCACCGAGGACGGCGATACCGTGGTTGTGTCTACAACGCGTCCTGGTAACTTTGTTGTTTGCAATTTGGCGAGCCTTACCCTGGGTCATTTGCCGGTTGAGGACGAGGCTTATATGAGCCGCACCGTTGAGACGGTGGTTCGTGCTCTCGATAACGTTATTGACCTCAATTTTTATGCCCTACCGTATGCCAAGATTACCAATCATAGCTATCGGAGCATTGGTTTGGGTGTTTCGGGCTATCACCATATGCTTGCTCAGAGGGGCATTGCATGGGAAAGTGAAGAGCATCTTGCGTTTGTTGATAAGGTATTTGAGCGCATTAACCGCGCTGCTATTGAAGCATCAAGCAAGCTAGCTGCTGAGAAGGGGAGCTATAAGCTGTTTGAGGGTAGTGATTGGCAGACGGGCGCTTATTTTGAGAAGCGCGGCTACACGTCGCCTGAGTGGCAAGAGACTGCTCAGCGGGTGGCGCAACAGGGTATGCGCAATGCCTACCTGTTGGCAATTGCACCTACGAGTTCAACTTCTATCATTTCGGGAACAACAGCAGGTGTGGACCCAGTTATGAAGCGCTTCTTCTTAGAGGAGAAGAAAGGCTCTATGCTGCCGCGCGTAGCTCCTGATTTGTCCATGGAAACCTATTGGTACTACAAGCCTGCGCACTTAATTGACCAGAGCTGGAGCATGCGCGCCTCGGGTATTCGTCAGCGCCACATAGACCAAGCGCAGTCGGTGAATCTCTACGTTACTAACGACTACAGCATGCGCCAAGTGCTTGATTTGTATCTATTGGCATGGCGTGAAGGTGTTAAGACGGTGTATTACATTCGTAGCAAGTCACTTGAAGTTGAGGAATGTGAGAGTTGTAGTAGCTAA
- a CDS encoding glycoside hydrolase domain-containing protein produces MNARHFTLQVKLYILSILLLLCITPILATRLAHAEQEVIQTTIAHTKVDGETNKFTFAPNAWSAGSSSHVWSLAPSASLPAQDIWYTVDFVGHKIDVYAGKNRPMGKVTYFIDGQEVGTYSLYNSSNINEILIASFDNLTEGAHTFKAVATGTKDTAAQNTLIDCAKVVVYHRPYQAQDVTLNASTLTLTEGETHQVSYTVTPSYASIDDMQYSSNNNDIATVDEHGLITAGQAGNTSITLSSARTGIRKEIAVTVRAGVPALKGGIASTDTQYTQNRYDEVIALTTREAHLSAWKQDIASSLIALASSGSSLRNLRVQTTNLTGPAGTIDASAVSARFVASTKAYNGRYLGYGDPNRALPPVSATNRSESSDILSNATSVNLGYNKVQPLWLQFAIPADAAAGTYTTSVTVTADGLDAPLVFTYTITVADATLAKPSHFKDNFDIELWQYPYSSAEYYGVEPFSPEHFEILKPIMSLYKQIGGHAITTTISEDAWNGQTYSARSIHYPSMIRWTKQADGSMSYDFSAFDAWVSFCKREGLGDKIVLYSIAPWHNSFTYWENNQLVRERYTVGSERYRTVWTSFLRALIEHLMDRGWFDDAYIGIDERGFSREAFDLIDSVHNIHDLPLKTAGAMDGFVDKPELARRVTDLNVGDTAAAKHPAAFSKLLADRAAKGYRTTLYSCTEHVPGNFSLSAPVESYWSVINAGKETAGFLRWAFDAWVEDPLHDATHNAFEPGDPFLVYPEQKGTQNPQVQASVRLMRMAEGVRDVNKIRQMLAEAPVLQEDVDRLYSAIATQAITRKTYLSADGVAQLSREMTAFKQGIDTLTERYLTLKATGTNTVESVHIENPAQELAVGQNLSLRATVNPSNVLDTRVVWKSSADAIASVAPDGTLTAHRTGRVTISAASRLDSSKTDEFTLTIVPLKVELGLAYYSFDNQDIQDSWGTRHGSIVEGASFEAAGRSGGALRVVDGHGATLPGDAGIGENDPWTVSYWVRTETDFNKRISVLANRDGNFSADVKMAEDRDPGYHVGTRPGDVLTFRTNFVRDTWYHITWTQSKEGGLTMYVNGKAVENNSWSKTNRLLSPLDIIGSTGFTGLIDELKVYKRVLSAAEIQADTLVKGLNISEDSLELFIGETQIIGTNLLSDAADKTISFTSKNPDIAKVDENGIVTGVARGTTYITVANEAGNYTEQVKVRVRKKLSPSSTLPEYLLDQARHVSDVHKETEDTSNQYFGQPDMIRTKTGRLITSFPQGHGKGPLIMKISDDNGETWARKTDIPSSWAGSQETPTMYALTLPNGNERLMLITACPGWGTDSDGNQHGWNTSYSDDNGNTWTEYKHWHSSHANGTNNRCIVGMASLIQLKDETGKDIPKWLGIYHDHDYINYKTYLTFDEQGNEQWSEPEPYLSAYRSMEQRYQMCEIGLFRAPDNKRIVGLVRSQSHNHPATLIYSDDEGMTWSEPMELPGSLAGERHKMAYDPISGRLVVTFRQIKYDLNNNGRFDGNSDWTCGEWVAWVGSYEDLMNQNDGDYLIVLAEDWSNNAKSGDTGYAGVVVLKDGTFIMDSYGHWDKDYSHSWGGGVTTDRCYIKQAKFKLGDVENAQGLVSRNALEASLDANTNLAEADYSPASWLAYTKALEAARAGMTNTSLQQIEIDALVEALADARAALTAVGTPLMHRVVFKVNGQETLSLMVKDGDTLTEPQAPVHEGYRFEYWTLDTNATFFRRAAALTPAPFDFSTPIHGPITLRAVFSKLPDTNHSTTEEAPAGNTSTAPGTTHGSTPAAGLAGTDGTNHSGKAKTAQHKASALPASGDMVFVVIGVVTLAAVGLVAAGIAGKWRKKD; encoded by the coding sequence ATGAACGCGAGGCATTTCACCTTGCAGGTAAAGCTCTATATACTGAGCATCCTGCTACTTCTTTGTATTACCCCCATATTAGCCACGCGCCTTGCCCATGCCGAACAAGAAGTCATACAAACCACCATTGCTCATACTAAGGTGGATGGCGAAACGAATAAATTTACCTTTGCGCCCAACGCGTGGTCGGCTGGCAGCAGCAGCCATGTATGGTCGCTCGCGCCAAGTGCATCACTCCCTGCGCAAGACATCTGGTATACCGTTGATTTTGTTGGCCACAAGATTGATGTCTACGCAGGTAAAAACCGCCCCATGGGCAAGGTTACCTATTTCATTGACGGCCAAGAAGTTGGCACCTATAGCCTCTATAACTCAAGCAATATCAACGAAATACTTATCGCCAGCTTTGATAATCTTACCGAGGGCGCACATACCTTCAAAGCTGTCGCCACGGGCACCAAAGACACCGCTGCTCAAAATACCCTCATCGACTGCGCTAAGGTTGTGGTCTACCATCGCCCCTATCAAGCACAAGACGTCACACTTAACGCAAGCACCCTAACGCTCACCGAAGGCGAGACACACCAAGTTAGTTATACCGTCACGCCAAGCTATGCATCAATTGACGATATGCAGTACAGCTCAAACAACAACGATATTGCCACGGTTGATGAACATGGTCTCATCACCGCCGGTCAAGCCGGAAATACAAGCATTACGCTTTCGAGCGCTCGTACAGGTATCCGCAAGGAGATTGCCGTCACCGTACGCGCAGGAGTTCCCGCGCTGAAAGGCGGCATTGCTTCAACCGATACGCAATACACGCAGAATCGCTACGACGAAGTTATAGCGCTTACCACACGTGAGGCGCATCTCAGTGCATGGAAACAAGACATCGCAAGCTCGCTCATAGCTTTAGCCTCCTCCGGCTCAAGCTTGCGCAATCTTCGTGTGCAGACAACTAACCTTACCGGTCCCGCAGGAACTATTGACGCATCCGCTGTTAGCGCACGCTTTGTAGCCTCCACCAAAGCGTACAACGGCCGCTACCTCGGCTACGGTGACCCCAATCGAGCCCTTCCTCCTGTTAGTGCTACCAATCGCTCAGAAAGCAGCGACATTCTCTCTAATGCCACCAGCGTTAACCTTGGTTATAACAAGGTTCAACCGCTCTGGTTACAGTTTGCTATTCCCGCCGATGCTGCTGCAGGCACCTACACAACATCGGTTACCGTTACGGCTGATGGCCTCGATGCGCCGCTCGTTTTTACCTACACCATCACCGTTGCTGATGCCACCTTAGCTAAACCCAGCCATTTCAAAGACAACTTTGATATTGAACTCTGGCAATACCCCTATTCGTCTGCCGAGTATTACGGCGTAGAGCCCTTCTCGCCAGAACATTTTGAAATTCTCAAACCCATTATGAGTTTGTACAAACAAATTGGCGGTCACGCCATTACCACCACTATCTCTGAGGACGCTTGGAACGGACAAACATACAGCGCGCGAAGCATTCACTACCCGTCGATGATCCGTTGGACCAAACAAGCCGATGGCAGCATGAGCTATGACTTTAGCGCCTTTGATGCATGGGTGAGCTTTTGCAAACGCGAAGGTCTGGGAGACAAAATTGTGCTCTACAGCATTGCTCCTTGGCATAATTCCTTTACTTACTGGGAAAACAACCAGCTCGTGCGCGAGCGCTACACCGTAGGTAGCGAGCGTTACCGCACTGTATGGACCTCATTCTTGCGGGCTCTCATTGAGCACCTTATGGACCGCGGCTGGTTTGATGATGCCTATATTGGTATCGACGAACGCGGGTTCTCAAGGGAAGCCTTTGACCTCATTGATTCTGTTCACAATATTCATGATTTGCCACTTAAAACTGCTGGAGCTATGGATGGCTTTGTCGATAAGCCCGAGCTTGCCCGACGCGTCACCGACCTCAACGTGGGCGATACCGCTGCTGCCAAGCACCCTGCCGCCTTTAGCAAGCTTCTGGCAGACCGCGCTGCAAAGGGTTATCGCACCACACTTTACTCCTGCACCGAGCACGTACCAGGAAACTTCTCACTCTCAGCCCCTGTGGAAAGCTATTGGTCCGTTATTAACGCAGGTAAAGAAACTGCCGGATTTTTGCGCTGGGCCTTTGATGCATGGGTTGAAGACCCGCTGCACGATGCCACACATAACGCCTTTGAGCCGGGCGACCCTTTCCTCGTCTACCCCGAACAGAAGGGTACTCAAAACCCACAGGTACAGGCCTCGGTTCGCCTTATGCGTATGGCAGAGGGTGTGCGCGACGTTAACAAGATTAGACAAATGCTCGCCGAAGCCCCTGTGCTGCAAGAAGACGTTGACCGGCTCTATAGCGCTATTGCCACCCAAGCCATTACGCGCAAAACATATCTCAGTGCAGATGGCGTAGCGCAGCTCTCACGTGAGATGACCGCCTTCAAGCAAGGCATAGATACGCTCACCGAGCGCTATCTCACGCTCAAAGCTACCGGCACCAATACGGTTGAGTCAGTTCATATCGAAAACCCCGCACAGGAGCTTGCGGTTGGTCAAAACCTCTCACTGCGTGCTACCGTCAACCCCAGCAACGTACTCGATACCCGTGTAGTCTGGAAGTCTTCTGCCGATGCTATTGCCAGCGTTGCACCTGATGGCACGCTAACTGCCCATCGCACCGGGCGCGTCACCATAAGCGCTGCATCGCGCCTCGACTCCAGCAAAACCGACGAGTTTACCCTGACTATTGTTCCTCTAAAGGTTGAGCTAGGTCTTGCATACTATAGCTTTGACAACCAAGACATTCAGGACAGCTGGGGTACGCGTCACGGCAGTATTGTGGAAGGTGCGAGCTTTGAGGCCGCTGGACGCTCAGGCGGTGCCCTTCGCGTTGTTGATGGGCACGGTGCCACGCTTCCTGGAGACGCTGGTATTGGAGAGAACGACCCATGGACGGTGAGCTATTGGGTACGCACCGAAACCGACTTCAACAAGCGCATCAGTGTTCTTGCTAACCGCGACGGCAATTTTAGTGCTGATGTCAAAATGGCTGAAGATAGAGACCCTGGTTATCACGTTGGCACGCGCCCCGGCGATGTTTTAACCTTTAGAACTAACTTTGTGCGCGATACGTGGTATCACATTACTTGGACGCAGTCTAAAGAAGGCGGCCTAACCATGTACGTCAACGGTAAGGCCGTTGAAAATAATAGCTGGTCAAAAACAAACCGTCTGCTTTCGCCGCTCGACATTATTGGTTCAACTGGCTTTACCGGACTAATCGATGAGCTCAAGGTTTATAAGCGTGTATTATCAGCAGCAGAAATTCAAGCTGACACGCTGGTCAAAGGACTCAATATTTCTGAAGATTCCCTCGAGCTCTTTATTGGTGAGACACAAATCATTGGCACCAACCTGCTCAGTGACGCGGCGGATAAAACGATTAGCTTTACCAGCAAAAACCCCGATATTGCAAAAGTTGATGAAAACGGCATAGTAACCGGTGTTGCACGCGGCACAACCTACATTACCGTTGCCAACGAAGCAGGTAACTATACTGAGCAGGTCAAAGTACGGGTTCGCAAGAAGCTCTCTCCATCTAGCACTCTGCCTGAATATCTGCTTGACCAAGCTCGCCACGTAAGCGATGTGCATAAAGAGACTGAGGACACCTCTAACCAATACTTTGGTCAGCCCGACATGATTCGCACCAAGACTGGACGTTTGATTACTTCCTTCCCCCAGGGTCATGGCAAAGGTCCGTTGATTATGAAGATAAGCGACGACAACGGCGAAACATGGGCGCGCAAAACCGACATTCCCAGCTCTTGGGCTGGGTCACAAGAAACGCCTACCATGTACGCCCTCACGCTCCCCAATGGGAACGAGCGGCTGATGCTTATCACCGCCTGCCCCGGTTGGGGTACCGACAGTGATGGCAACCAGCATGGCTGGAATACCTCGTATTCTGATGACAATGGCAACACGTGGACAGAATATAAGCACTGGCACAGCTCTCATGCTAACGGCACCAATAATCGTTGCATTGTTGGCATGGCAAGCCTCATTCAGCTCAAAGATGAAACCGGCAAGGACATTCCCAAATGGCTTGGCATCTATCATGACCACGACTACATTAACTACAAAACCTATCTCACCTTTGATGAACAGGGCAACGAGCAATGGAGTGAGCCTGAGCCATATCTGAGCGCCTATCGCAGTATGGAGCAGCGCTATCAAATGTGCGAGATTGGTCTTTTCCGCGCACCCGACAACAAGCGCATTGTTGGCTTGGTGCGCAGCCAATCACATAACCACCCAGCAACCCTTATCTACTCAGACGATGAAGGCATGACATGGAGCGAGCCTATGGAGTTGCCCGGCTCTCTTGCAGGTGAGCGCCATAAGATGGCATACGACCCTATCAGTGGACGCTTGGTTGTTACCTTCCGCCAAATTAAATACGACCTCAATAACAATGGTCGCTTTGATGGCAACAGCGACTGGACCTGCGGTGAATGGGTTGCATGGGTAGGCAGCTACGAAGACCTCATGAACCAAAACGATGGCGACTATCTCATTGTTCTTGCCGAGGACTGGTCTAATAATGCCAAGTCAGGCGATACCGGCTATGCAGGTGTTGTCGTGCTCAAAGATGGTACCTTTATCATGGACTCCTACGGTCACTGGGATAAGGACTACTCGCACAGCTGGGGCGGAGGCGTTACCACTGACCGCTGCTATATTAAGCAGGCTAAGTTCAAGCTCGGCGATGTTGAGAATGCACAGGGTCTTGTCTCGCGCAATGCACTTGAGGCCTCTCTTGATGCAAACACTAATCTCGCCGAAGCAGATTACAGTCCCGCATCATGGCTGGCATACACAAAGGCGCTTGAGGCAGCACGCGCAGGCATGACCAACACCAGCCTGCAACAGATTGAAATTGACGCACTCGTTGAGGCGCTCGCTGACGCACGTGCTGCGCTCACCGCGGTGGGTACTCCGCTTATGCATCGTGTTGTCTTTAAGGTTAATGGCCAAGAAACCCTAAGTCTCATGGTCAAAGATGGCGATACGCTCACCGAACCCCAAGCTCCTGTGCATGAAGGCTATCGATTTGAATATTGGACCCTCGACACCAACGCCACCTTCTTTAGACGCGCCGCAGCACTCACGCCAGCACCCTTCGATTTCTCGACACCTATCCATGGGCCTATTACCCTGCGCGCTGTTTTCTCCAAGCTCCCCGATACCAATCATTCCACTACAGAAGAAGCGCCTGCGGGCAATACAAGCACTGCCCCTGGAACTACACATGGCTCAACGCCGGCCGCAGGTTTGGCGGGTACAGACGGTACAAACCACAGCGGCAAAGCTAAGACAGCTCAGCACAAGGCTTCTGCTTTGCCCGCATCGGGTGATATGGTATTCGTGGTCATTGGTGTTGTAACACTTGCTGCGGTTGGTCTTGTTGCTGCAGGTATCGCAGGCAAATGGCGAAAGAAAGACTAA